One Streptomyces sp. R28 DNA window includes the following coding sequences:
- a CDS encoding lysine N(6)-hydroxylase/L-ornithine N(5)-oxygenase family protein, producing MTARPENPTRTHDFVGIGLGPFNLGLACLTEPIDELDGVFLESKPDFEWHAGMFLDGAHLQTPFMSDLVTLADPTSPYSFLNYLKEKGRLYSFYIRENFYPLRVEYDDYCRWAANKLSSVRFGTTVTEVTYDEGAELYVVRTAAGDTYRARHLVLGTGTPPYIPEACQGLGGDFIHNSRYLQNKAELQKKESITLVGSGQSAAEIYYDLLSEIDVHGYRLNWVTRSPRFFPLEYTKLTLEMTSPEYIDYFRELPEATRYRLTAQQKGLFKGIDGDLINEIFDLLYQKNLGGPVPTRLLTNSALNGVAYENGTYTLSLRQEEQEKDFTLDSQGLVLATGYKYAEPEFLKPVRDRLVYDSQGNYDVARNYAVDVTGRGIFLQNAGVHTHSITSPDLGMGPYRNAYIIRELLGTEYYPVEKTIAFQEFSV from the coding sequence TTGACCGCGCGTCCTGAAAACCCGACCAGAACCCATGACTTCGTGGGCATCGGGCTCGGCCCCTTCAACCTCGGCCTGGCCTGCCTCACCGAGCCCATCGACGAGCTCGACGGGGTCTTCCTGGAGTCGAAGCCCGACTTCGAGTGGCACGCGGGCATGTTCCTGGACGGCGCGCACCTGCAGACCCCGTTCATGTCGGACCTGGTCACCCTCGCCGACCCGACGTCGCCGTACTCCTTCCTCAACTACCTGAAGGAGAAGGGCCGGCTGTACTCGTTCTACATCCGCGAGAACTTCTACCCGCTGCGCGTCGAGTACGACGACTACTGCCGCTGGGCCGCGAACAAGCTGAGCAGCGTCCGCTTCGGCACGACGGTCACCGAGGTGACGTACGACGAAGGGGCCGAGCTGTACGTCGTGAGGACGGCCGCCGGTGACACCTACCGCGCCCGTCACCTCGTCCTCGGCACCGGCACCCCGCCCTACATACCCGAGGCCTGCCAGGGCCTGGGCGGCGACTTCATCCACAACTCCCGCTATCTGCAGAACAAGGCGGAGCTGCAGAAGAAGGAGTCGATCACGCTGGTCGGCTCCGGGCAGTCCGCGGCGGAGATCTACTACGACCTGCTCAGCGAGATCGACGTCCACGGCTACCGGCTGAACTGGGTCACCCGCTCCCCGCGCTTCTTCCCGCTGGAGTACACCAAGCTCACGCTGGAGATGACGTCCCCGGAGTACATCGACTACTTCCGCGAGCTGCCCGAGGCGACCCGCTACCGCCTCACCGCCCAGCAGAAGGGCCTGTTCAAGGGCATCGACGGCGACCTGATCAACGAGATCTTCGACCTGCTCTACCAGAAGAACCTCGGCGGACCGGTCCCCACCCGACTGCTCACCAACTCCGCGCTGAACGGCGTGGCGTACGAGAACGGCACGTACACGCTGTCCCTGCGCCAGGAGGAGCAGGAGAAGGACTTCACGCTCGACTCGCAGGGCCTGGTCCTGGCCACCGGCTACAAGTACGCCGAGCCCGAGTTCCTGAAGCCTGTGCGCGACCGTCTGGTCTACGACTCCCAGGGCAACTACGACGTCGCCCGCAACTACGCCGTCGACGTCACCGGCCGCGGGATCTTCCTCCAGAACGCCGGCGTGCACACCCACAGCATCACCAGCCCCGACCTGGGCATGGGCCCGTACCGGAACGCGTACATCATCCGCGAGCTGCTCGGCACCGAGTACTACCCGGTCGAGAAGACGATCGCGTTCCAGGAGTTCTCCGTATGA
- a CDS encoding GNAT family N-acetyltransferase, with protein sequence MSTTGIGTFTFRPLDPLKDAELLHGWVTDPKAAFWMMQDAKLQDVEREYMRIAAHEHHHAYLGLHDGEPAFLMEKYDPRYLELVGLYDPEPGDVGMHFLVAPTDRPISGFTRAVITAVMDELFADPHTRRVVVEPDVSNKAVHALNEAVGFVPVREIDKPEKRALLSFCTRERFFNRHRLAARGVAV encoded by the coding sequence ATGAGCACCACAGGCATCGGCACGTTCACCTTCCGCCCGCTGGACCCCCTGAAGGACGCCGAGCTGCTGCACGGCTGGGTCACCGACCCCAAGGCGGCCTTCTGGATGATGCAGGACGCCAAACTGCAGGACGTCGAGCGCGAGTACATGCGGATCGCCGCCCACGAGCACCACCACGCCTACCTGGGCCTGCACGACGGCGAACCGGCCTTCCTCATGGAGAAGTACGACCCCCGGTACCTGGAGCTGGTCGGCCTGTACGACCCCGAGCCCGGGGACGTCGGCATGCACTTCCTGGTAGCACCGACCGACCGGCCGATCAGCGGCTTCACCCGGGCCGTCATCACCGCCGTGATGGACGAGCTGTTCGCCGACCCGCACACCCGGCGGGTCGTGGTCGAGCCCGACGTGAGCAACAAGGCCGTGCACGCCCTGAACGAGGCCGTCGGCTTCGTGCCCGTACGTGAGATCGACAAGCCGGAGAAGCGCGCGCTGCTGAGCTTCTGCACGCGCGAGCGCTTCTTCAACAGGCACCGCCTGGCCGCCCGAGGAGTAGCCGTATGA
- a CDS encoding IucA/IucC family siderophore biosynthesis protein: protein MTLSDAVAHLSPHRWARANRLLIRKALAEFAHERLITPEATGDGGYVVRSDDGLTRYTFTATLHALDHWQVDAESINRHRDGAERPLAALDFFIELQKSLGLSDEVLPVYLEEISSTLSGTCYKLTKPQVPVAELVRSDFQAIETGMTEGHPCFVANNGRLGFGIHEYLSYAPETASPVRLVWLAAHHSRAAFTAGVGIEYESFVRQELGEETVDRFHGVLRDQDLDPSDYLFIPVHPWQWWNKLTVTFAAEVAQKHLVCLGEGDDEYLAQQSIRTFFNRSSPEKHYVKTALSVLNMGFMRGLSAAYMEATPAINDWLAQLIDNDPVLRETGLSIIRERAAVGYRHLEYEAATDRYSPYRKMLAALWRESPVSSLKDDESLATMASLVHVDHEGASFAGALIQQSGRTPTEWLRRYLKAYFTPLLHSFYAYDLVFMPHGENVILVLKDGVVERAIYKDIAEEIAVMDPDAVLPPTVERLRVEVPEDKKLLSVFTDVFDCFFRFLAANLAAEGILEEDDFWRTVAEVTRDYQHSVPELADKFKQYDMFAPEFALSCLNRLQLRNNKQMVDLADPAGALQLVGNLKNPIAGL, encoded by the coding sequence ATGACCCTGTCCGACGCCGTAGCGCATCTGTCCCCCCACCGCTGGGCGCGGGCCAACCGCCTCCTGATCCGCAAGGCACTCGCCGAGTTCGCCCACGAGCGCCTCATCACGCCGGAGGCCACCGGCGACGGCGGATACGTCGTCCGCAGCGACGACGGCCTGACGCGCTACACCTTCACGGCCACGCTCCACGCCCTCGACCACTGGCAGGTCGACGCGGAGTCGATCAACCGCCACCGCGACGGGGCCGAACGCCCGCTCGCCGCCCTGGACTTCTTCATCGAGCTCCAGAAGTCCCTGGGCCTGAGCGACGAGGTGCTGCCCGTCTACCTGGAGGAGATCTCCTCCACCCTCTCCGGCACCTGCTACAAGCTCACCAAGCCGCAGGTCCCGGTCGCCGAGCTGGTCAGGTCCGACTTCCAGGCCATCGAGACCGGCATGACCGAGGGCCACCCCTGCTTCGTCGCCAACAACGGGCGGCTCGGCTTCGGCATCCACGAGTACCTGTCGTACGCCCCCGAGACCGCGAGCCCGGTCCGCCTGGTCTGGCTGGCGGCCCACCACTCGCGCGCCGCGTTCACGGCCGGGGTCGGCATCGAGTACGAGTCCTTCGTGCGGCAGGAGCTGGGCGAGGAGACCGTGGACCGCTTCCACGGCGTCCTGCGCGACCAGGACCTGGACCCCTCCGACTACCTCTTCATCCCGGTCCACCCGTGGCAGTGGTGGAACAAGCTCACCGTCACCTTCGCCGCCGAGGTTGCCCAGAAGCACCTGGTCTGCCTGGGCGAGGGCGACGACGAGTACCTGGCCCAGCAGTCCATCCGGACCTTCTTCAACCGGTCGAGCCCCGAGAAGCACTACGTGAAGACGGCCCTGTCCGTCCTCAACATGGGCTTCATGCGCGGCCTCTCGGCGGCGTACATGGAGGCGACCCCGGCCATCAACGACTGGCTGGCCCAGCTCATCGACAACGACCCCGTGCTGCGGGAGACCGGCCTGTCGATCATCCGCGAGCGCGCCGCCGTCGGCTACCGGCACCTGGAGTACGAGGCGGCGACGGACCGCTACTCGCCGTACCGCAAGATGCTGGCCGCGCTGTGGCGCGAGAGCCCGGTGTCGTCCCTGAAGGACGACGAGTCGCTGGCCACCATGGCCTCGCTCGTCCACGTCGACCACGAGGGCGCGTCCTTCGCGGGCGCGCTGATCCAGCAGTCGGGCCGCACGCCGACCGAGTGGCTGCGCCGCTACCTGAAGGCCTACTTCACCCCGCTCCTCCACAGCTTCTACGCCTACGACCTGGTCTTCATGCCGCACGGCGAGAACGTCATCCTCGTTCTGAAGGACGGCGTCGTCGAGCGCGCGATCTACAAGGACATCGCCGAGGAGATCGCCGTCATGGACCCGGACGCGGTGCTGCCGCCGACGGTCGAGCGGCTGCGCGTGGAGGTCCCGGAGGACAAGAAGCTCCTGTCCGTCTTCACGGACGTCTTCGACTGCTTCTTCCGCTTCCTCGCCGCGAACCTCGCCGCCGAGGGGATCCTGGAGGAGGACGACTTCTGGCGCACGGTCGCCGAGGTCACCCGGGACTACCAGCACTCGGTGCCCGAACTCGCCGACAAGTTCAAGCAGTACGACATGTTCGCCCCCGAGTTCGCGCTTTCCTGCCTCAACCGCCTCCAGCTGCGCAACAACAAGCAGATGGTCGACCTCGCGGACCCGGCGGGCGCACTGCAGCTGGTCGGCAACCTGAAGAACCCGATCGCAGGGCTGTAG
- a CDS encoding beta-N-acetylhexosaminidase, producing the protein MRDGCARPRHRTFRLLGSLLLVATGASVTGAAPAHAAPPTPLDRVVPAPASVAPGGSPYRITRATHIRVDDSHETRRVGEYLAHVLRPSTGYRLPVTTHGAGGIHLRLAEGPFGAEGYRLDSGRKGVTITAAGSAGLFHGVQTLRQLLPAAVEKDSVQPGPWLVAGGTIKDTPRYGWRGAMLDVSRHFFTVDQVKRYVDQLALYKINKLHLHLSDDQGWRIALDSWPRLATHGGSTQVGGGPGGHYTKADYKEIVRYAASRYLEVVPEIDMPGHTNAALASYAELNCDGVAPPLYTGTEVGFSSLCVGKEITYDFVDDVIRELAALTPGKYLHIGGDEAHSTSHEDYVTFMDRVQPIVAEYGKTVVGWHQLTGANPSRGALAQYWGLDGTSAEEKAQVAEAARNGTGIILSPADRIYLDMKYTADTPLGLDWAGLVEVKRSYDWDPGNYLPGAPASAIRGVEAPLWTETLSKSADVEYMAFPRLAGVAELGWSPAAAHDWDAYKVRLAAQAERWEALGISYYRSPQVPW; encoded by the coding sequence GTGAGAGACGGCTGTGCCAGACCGCGCCACAGAACGTTTCGCCTTCTCGGTTCCCTGCTGCTGGTCGCGACGGGCGCCTCGGTGACAGGGGCCGCCCCCGCACACGCGGCACCGCCCACCCCACTCGACCGGGTGGTCCCCGCGCCCGCCTCGGTCGCCCCGGGCGGATCCCCCTACCGGATCACCCGCGCCACGCACATCCGCGTGGACGACTCCCACGAGACGCGCCGCGTGGGCGAGTACCTCGCGCACGTCCTCCGCCCCTCCACCGGCTACCGCCTCCCCGTCACCACCCACGGTGCCGGCGGAATCCACCTGCGCCTGGCCGAGGGCCCGTTCGGCGCCGAGGGCTACCGCCTCGACAGCGGCCGCAAGGGCGTCACCATCACCGCCGCGGGGTCCGCCGGCCTCTTCCACGGCGTCCAGACCCTGCGCCAACTCCTCCCGGCGGCCGTCGAGAAGGACTCCGTCCAGCCCGGCCCCTGGCTGGTCGCGGGCGGCACGATCAAGGACACTCCGCGCTACGGCTGGCGCGGCGCGATGCTCGACGTCTCCCGGCACTTCTTCACCGTCGACCAGGTCAAGCGCTACGTCGACCAGCTCGCCCTGTACAAGATCAACAAGCTGCATCTGCACCTCAGCGACGACCAGGGCTGGCGCATCGCCCTCGACTCCTGGCCGCGCCTGGCGACCCACGGCGGCTCGACGCAGGTCGGCGGCGGCCCCGGCGGTCACTACACCAAGGCCGACTACAAGGAGATCGTCCGCTACGCCGCCTCCCGCTACCTGGAGGTCGTCCCCGAGATCGACATGCCCGGCCACACCAACGCGGCGCTGGCTTCCTACGCCGAGCTGAACTGCGACGGCGTGGCGCCCCCGCTCTACACCGGCACCGAGGTCGGCTTCAGCTCACTCTGCGTCGGCAAGGAGATCACGTACGACTTCGTGGACGACGTGATCCGGGAGCTGGCCGCGCTCACGCCGGGCAAGTACCTCCACATCGGGGGCGACGAGGCGCACTCCACCAGTCACGAGGACTACGTCACGTTCATGGACCGGGTGCAGCCGATCGTCGCCGAGTACGGCAAGACGGTGGTCGGCTGGCATCAGCTGACCGGGGCGAACCCCTCGCGGGGGGCTCTGGCGCAGTACTGGGGGCTGGACGGTACGAGTGCCGAGGAGAAGGCCCAGGTCGCCGAGGCGGCGCGGAACGGGACCGGGATCATCCTGTCTCCGGCCGACCGGATCTACCTCGACATGAAGTACACGGCCGACACTCCGCTGGGGCTCGACTGGGCCGGGCTGGTCGAGGTGAAGCGGTCGTACGACTGGGATCCGGGCAACTATCTGCCGGGGGCGCCGGCTTCGGCGATCCGGGGGGTGGAGGCTCCCCTGTGGACGGAGACGCTCAGCAAGTCGGCCGATGTCGAGTACATGGCGTTCCCGCGGCTGGCGGGGGTGGCTGAGCTGGGGTGGTCGCCGGCTGCCGCGCATGACTGGGACGCCTACAAGGTGCGGCTTGCTGCGCAGGCTGAGCGGTGGGAGGCGTTGGGGATCAGCTACTACCGATCGCCTCAGGTTCCTTGGTGA
- a CDS encoding DUF4429 domain-containing protein codes for MAEIIQKDGTWVFDGDALRLTPGRDKNVSLFRKTLGELVVPLVALAGVSFEQGKKAGRLRLRLRDGADPLLHATGGRLTEPNDPYQLLVESDRYGVAEYFVDEVRGALLLDEVPTDPVDAYLLPGPSLPLSVSAGDGTAGFDGDHVRLEWNWKAEDAKAAAGTRSLTLTDIASVEWHPAAGLENGYLRFTVRNAPTKAPPKYDANSVELWGFKKDPLMALVAAAVQARLPHPARAGATDVPDARPELPSAPVASAEDDHDALLRRLRELGELHRTGVLTDEEFTMAKQAVLKRM; via the coding sequence ATGGCGGAAATCATCCAGAAGGACGGCACGTGGGTCTTCGACGGCGACGCACTGCGGCTGACCCCCGGACGGGACAAGAACGTCAGCCTGTTCCGCAAGACGCTGGGTGAACTCGTCGTCCCGCTGGTTGCGTTGGCCGGTGTCTCCTTCGAGCAGGGCAAGAAGGCGGGCCGGCTGCGCCTGCGGCTGCGCGACGGCGCCGACCCGCTGCTGCACGCCACGGGCGGCCGGCTGACCGAGCCGAACGACCCGTACCAGCTGCTCGTCGAGTCCGACCGCTACGGCGTCGCCGAGTACTTCGTGGACGAGGTCCGAGGCGCCCTGCTGCTCGACGAGGTTCCCACCGACCCGGTCGACGCGTACCTGCTGCCGGGCCCTTCCCTGCCGCTGTCGGTCTCCGCCGGGGACGGCACCGCCGGCTTCGACGGCGACCACGTCCGCCTGGAGTGGAACTGGAAGGCGGAGGACGCCAAGGCCGCCGCCGGCACCCGCTCCCTCACGCTGACCGACATCGCGTCCGTGGAGTGGCATCCGGCGGCGGGCCTGGAGAACGGCTACCTCCGCTTCACCGTCCGGAACGCTCCCACCAAGGCCCCGCCCAAGTACGACGCCAACTCGGTGGAGCTGTGGGGCTTCAAGAAGGATCCGCTGATGGCCCTGGTCGCGGCGGCGGTCCAGGCCCGCCTCCCGCACCCGGCCAGGGCCGGCGCCACAGACGTACCGGACGCGCGACCGGAACTGCCTTCCGCTCCGGTCGCCTCCGCCGAGGACGACCACGACGCCCTCCTGCGCCGCCTGCGCGAACTCGGCGAGCTGCACCGCACGGGCGTGCTGACGGACGAGGAGTTCACGATGGCCAAGCAGGCCGTCCTCAAGCGGATGTAG